The following are encoded in a window of Campylobacter sp. MIT 12-8780 genomic DNA:
- the msrA gene encoding peptide-methionine (S)-S-oxide reductase MsrA gives MINLAFGKEIILGGGCFWCVEASFDRVEGVLKTEVGYSGGKANPTYESVSRGDGNIEVAKISYDENQISLEKLLELFFVIHDPTSKDKQGADVGVQYRSAIFYEDEADKKAIQAFIAKQAPNYAKPIVTQVSKLQSYTRAEEYHQKYFEKNPNQAYCQVIIAPKIKKLEAHLGK, from the coding sequence ATGATAAACCTTGCCTTTGGTAAAGAAATCATTTTAGGTGGAGGTTGCTTTTGGTGTGTGGAGGCAAGCTTTGATCGTGTTGAGGGCGTGCTTAAAACTGAGGTTGGTTATAGTGGAGGCAAGGCAAATCCTACTTATGAAAGCGTTTCAAGAGGCGATGGCAACATAGAAGTTGCAAAAATCAGCTATGATGAAAACCAAATCAGTCTTGAAAAGCTTTTAGAGCTTTTCTTTGTCATTCACGATCCAACAAGCAAAGACAAACAAGGTGCTGATGTGGGCGTGCAGTATAGATCAGCGATTTTTTATGAAGATGAGGCGGATAAAAAGGCGATTCAAGCCTTTATCGCAAAACAAGCCCCAAACTACGCAAAACCCATAGTTACGCAAGTAAGCAAACTTCAAAGCTATACAAGGGCTGAAGAATATCATCAAAAGTATTTTGAGAAAAATCCAAATCAAGCGTATTGTCAAGTCATCATCGCCCCTAAAATCAAAAAACTTGAAGCTCATCTTGGCAAATAA
- a CDS encoding adenylate kinase has translation MKELFLIIGAPGSGKTTDASIIAQDDEQITHYSTGDLLREEVAKQTELGKLIDSFISKGNLVPLEVVVNTILSALKAAPTPIILIDGYPRSVEQMQAFETELEKHKEVKLKGVIEIAVSEAVAKERVLGRARGADDDESVFNNRMKVYTEPLKEIQDFYKAKNLHFVINGERSIEEIVADIKKLIQEKKGK, from the coding sequence ATGAAAGAATTATTTTTAATCATAGGAGCACCAGGAAGTGGCAAAACCACTGATGCGAGCATTATCGCTCAAGATGATGAGCAAATCACACATTATTCAACAGGAGATTTGCTGCGTGAAGAAGTGGCTAAGCAAACAGAACTTGGCAAACTTATCGATAGCTTCATCTCAAAAGGAAATTTGGTGCCTTTAGAAGTAGTGGTAAATACTATACTTTCAGCGCTTAAAGCTGCGCCAACGCCTATTATTCTAATCGATGGCTATCCAAGAAGTGTAGAGCAAATGCAAGCCTTTGAAACAGAGCTTGAAAAACACAAAGAAGTTAAGCTAAAAGGCGTGATCGAAATCGCAGTGAGCGAAGCTGTAGCCAAAGAAAGAGTGCTAGGGCGAGCGCGTGGGGCTGATGATGATGAGAGTGTATTTAATAACAGAATGAAAGTATATACCGAACCTTTAAAAGAAATTCAAGACTTTTATAAGGCAAAAAACCTTCATTTTGTCATCAATGGCGAACGCAGTATAGAAGAAATCGTTGCTGATATCAAAAAACTTATACAAGAAAAGAAAGGAAAATAA
- the ppa gene encoding inorganic diphosphatase, with protein MDISKIQIGKIPDKINAVIEIPYGSSIKYELDKDSGAVFVDRVMASAVYYPANYGFIANTLADDGDPVDILVLNDYPIQAGAVIPCRLIGVLIMEDENGMDEKLLAVPADKIDARYKEIKSLDDMPKASLAQIKNFFETYKMLEPEKWVKVQDFKGVDEAVKILEKAIKNYK; from the coding sequence ATGGATATCTCAAAAATACAAATAGGAAAAATTCCAGATAAAATCAACGCAGTGATAGAAATCCCTTATGGCTCAAGCATAAAATACGAGCTTGATAAAGATAGTGGAGCGGTTTTTGTAGATCGCGTTATGGCTAGTGCTGTGTATTATCCAGCAAATTATGGCTTTATCGCTAATACCTTAGCAGATGATGGCGATCCTGTGGATATTTTAGTGCTTAATGATTATCCTATACAAGCTGGGGCTGTGATACCTTGCAGGCTTATAGGGGTTTTGATCATGGAAGATGAAAACGGAATGGATGAAAAGCTTTTAGCTGTTCCAGCTGATAAAATAGACGCTAGATATAAAGAGATAAAAAGCCTTGATGATATGCCAAAAGCAAGCCTAGCACAAATTAAAAACTTCTTTGAAACTTATAAAATGCTAGAGCCTGAAAAATGGGTAAAAGTGCAAGATTTCAAAGGTGTAGATGAAGCGGTTAAAATCCTAGAAAAAGCGATTAAAAACTATAAATAA
- a CDS encoding Cj0814 family flagellar-dependent secreted protein, whose protein sequence is MQINSINSYSNYANTFNSQTKTQNLNENSTQTNALNSSISTLVQDKNKAVSQVLGYGVDEEGFFTSDFNEAAGLPKDYKIYAKGTENFVNSITSLEKNPTGRAFTSIDLAKSLGRAYQVFSQLISNVEGNFTKEDIDKIPQWFEWDTQSLQVNKIYTKDEYLNITPSKESAYSSSKHALSFASWDKLGLDFVDKSEDIFASHYGDIGKSIYTHTDKSISKGGVLMAFFTRNADFLRGETTVFGKMTGVDDDFGVSQRKELDEFMQNNPITYTLNENVAGEILKRFTLKSAYTDIEDFKNEWLKLKAESDKAYTTMQNEKLNSQALNNTNNFLAQNNDSSQSDETNKTTFTPIQAESKNETYKAIDTNELLKKLLEESFDEKDFLKMLFGIKDENVNLKSLDLNSNEFLNSNDLVSMLSKISLNAFNVLNKSVDMKV, encoded by the coding sequence ATGCAAATAAACTCTATAAATTCATATTCAAACTACGCAAATACTTTTAATTCTCAAACAAAAACTCAAAATTTAAATGAAAATTCCACTCAAACCAATGCTTTAAATTCAAGCATTTCAACTTTAGTCCAAGATAAAAACAAGGCAGTCTCTCAAGTCTTAGGTTATGGTGTAGATGAAGAAGGCTTTTTCACTAGTGATTTTAATGAAGCAGCTGGCTTGCCAAAAGATTATAAAATTTATGCAAAAGGAACTGAAAATTTTGTAAATTCTATAACAAGTTTAGAAAAAAACCCTACTGGTAGAGCTTTTACAAGTATAGATTTAGCTAAAAGTTTAGGTAGGGCTTATCAAGTTTTTTCACAACTTATAAGCAATGTTGAGGGAAATTTTACAAAAGAAGACATTGATAAAATCCCCCAATGGTTTGAGTGGGATACTCAAAGCTTGCAAGTCAATAAAATTTATACAAAAGATGAGTATTTAAATATCACACCAAGCAAAGAAAGTGCATATAGTTCTTCAAAACATGCTTTGAGCTTTGCAAGCTGGGATAAACTCGGTTTGGATTTTGTAGATAAGAGCGAGGATATTTTTGCTTCTCATTATGGTGATATAGGCAAAAGCATTTATACTCATACTGATAAAAGCATATCTAAAGGCGGTGTCTTAATGGCATTTTTTACAAGAAATGCTGACTTTTTGCGTGGAGAAACGACTGTATTTGGTAAGATGACAGGCGTGGATGATGATTTTGGTGTAAGTCAGAGAAAAGAATTAGATGAATTTATGCAAAATAATCCCATTACCTACACACTCAATGAAAATGTAGCAGGTGAAATTTTAAAACGTTTTACACTTAAAAGCGCTTACACAGATATAGAAGACTTCAAAAACGAATGGCTAAAACTCAAAGCTGAGTCTGACAAGGCTTATACTACAATGCAAAATGAAAAGCTAAATTCACAAGCTTTAAATAATACAAATAACTTTTTAGCCCAAAACAATGATAGCTCACAAAGTGATGAGACAAACAAAACAACCTTCACTCCAATACAAGCAGAAAGTAAAAATGAAACTTATAAAGCTATAGATACAAATGAGCTTCTTAAAAAACTTTTAGAAGAAAGTTTTGATGAAAAAGATTTTCTTAAAATGCTTTTTGGGATAAAAGATGAGAATGTAAATTTAAAAAGTCTTGATTTAAATTCAAATGAGTTTTTAAATTCAAATGATTTAGTAAGTATGCTTTCAAAGATAAGCTTAAATGCTTTTAATGTTTTAAATAAAAGTGTGGATATGAAGGTGTAA
- a CDS encoding bacteriocin, with the protein MKKFFFFCLALVLANSAFSDDFLARVSKGNLSDYSVGVKKLSLEEMKEVKGGYQVVFLHNGSQWNPADEVYAIAKYTQGELQYMANYLQGNTSAPQGLCGIDQTSCSNPSKNRFTAFLQITQKSLSMLPVYTVKRQVKVSNMGKPYVVFTYGVGAYDTQGKQMYKFNSSLMLNNNMIIKEMANKYKEQMESALGGWYAR; encoded by the coding sequence ATGAAAAAGTTTTTCTTTTTTTGTTTGGCTTTGGTTCTTGCAAATTCAGCTTTTAGCGATGATTTTTTAGCAAGAGTTAGCAAGGGAAATTTAAGTGATTATTCAGTTGGAGTGAAAAAACTTAGCCTTGAAGAGATGAAAGAGGTTAAGGGTGGGTATCAAGTTGTGTTTTTGCACAATGGGTCTCAATGGAATCCAGCAGATGAAGTATATGCTATAGCAAAATACACACAAGGAGAATTGCAGTATATGGCAAACTATCTTCAAGGGAATACGAGTGCGCCACAAGGGCTTTGTGGCATAGATCAAACATCTTGCTCAAATCCTAGCAAAAATAGATTTACAGCATTTTTGCAAATAACGCAAAAATCTCTTTCTATGCTTCCTGTTTATACAGTTAAAAGGCAAGTAAAAGTTTCGAATATGGGAAAACCTTATGTTGTTTTTACTTATGGTGTTGGTGCATATGATACTCAAGGCAAGCAAATGTATAAATTTAACTCCAGCCTTATGTTAAATAATAATATGATTATTAAAGAGATGGCAAATAAATACAAAGAGCAAATGGAATCTGCTCTTGGAGGATGGTATGCAAGATGA